A window of Microbacterium sp. Root61 genomic DNA:
ACGCGGGACTCGTGGTCGTCGCGACCAACCACGACATCGACCGGCTCCTGCCCGAGGTCGCGGCCCGCCACGGGATCGTGCGGTGCGGCCTGGACATGATGCGCGTCCATGCGGCGCTGCGCTCTCCCCTGGATGCACCGCTGCTGACCGGATGGTCACTGCTGCGCTACAGCGGGCTGGCCTCCACCCCGGCCGCCGCCGCGGTGCGCGCCCGTCTGCACGCGCGGCATCCGCACCTCGCCGCGCTCGATCTGAACCAGATGTACACGCAGCTGCCGGACGGTTCGCTCATCGTCGGCGACACGCACTATCGCGACCGCACGCTGCCTCCGTTCCAGTCGGAGCAGGCGTTCGAAGTGCTCGTCGAAGAGACGGCCGCACTGTTCGGCGTGCCACACCCGACCGTCATCGAGCGCTGGCAGGGCATCTACGCCAGCGCATCCGAGCCCTTCCTGCGCGAGGAGCCGGAGCCGGGTGTGCTGGCGCTGGCCGCCACCACCGGGATCGGCATGACCACCGGACTCGGGCTCGCCGAGCACGCCATCCGCGACGCACTGACCACCACTCCATCCACCGCCAGAGAGGCACGCTCATGACCACTCCCACCGCATCCGGCGACTTCGCCCCCACCGACGAGCTCGAACTCGACGTCGACGTGTTCGAGGGCGATGACCTCGACGACGATCTGGACGATCTGGACGATGACGAGGACGACGAGGCGGGTATCGAGGTCGTCGTGCTCGACATGGCCGGCACCACCGTCGCCGACGAAGGACTCGTCGTCGCCGCCTTCCAGCGTGCCGTGGAGCGCACCGGCATCATCGCCGACGAAGACCTCGACGAGGCGCTGGACTTCGTCATCGCGACGATGGGCCAGTCCAAGATCGAGGTGTTCCGCTCCCTCACTGAGGGCGACGAGACCGACGCGCAGCGCGCGAACGAGGAGTTCGAGCGCGCCTACGGCGAGCTGATCGTCGAGCGCGGCGTCGAGGAGATCGAGGGCGCGCGGGATGTGCTGATCGAGCTGCGGGATGCCGGGGCATCCGTCGTGCTCACCACCGGGTTCGCTCCCGCGACGCGCGACGCCATCCTCACCGCGCTCGGCTGGGAGAACCTCGTCGACGCCGCCCTCTCGCCCGCCGACGTCGGACGCGGACGCCCCGCACCCGACATGGCCCTGACCGCGCTCATCCGTTCGGAGGCGTCCAGCGTCGCCGCTCTCGCTGTGGTCGGCGACACCCGCAGCGATATCGAAAGCGGTCTGAACGCCGGCGCCGGGTTCGTGGTGGGCGTGCTCACCGGTGCGCACACGCGCGAAGAGCTCGAGGATGCCGGGGCGCACGCCGTGATCGAGAGCATCGCCGACCTGCCCGCCCTCCTCGGCCTGCGCGACTGACGCCGTGTCGGTTCTCCACAGCGTCGTGAAGAAGCACACCATCGTGCGTGCCGGTGGCCACGACATCGCGATCTCGCCGACGCCGACGGCGATGGTGTGGGAGAAGCCGGGCGCGCCGCACGAACGGGTCGCGGTGCCCGGCCTCGTGCTCGGTCACGGCGAGGCGCTCGTGGAGGTCGAACTGGCGACGGTCTGCGGATCGGACGTGCACACCGCGCTCGGGCATCGGGCGGCGCCGGCTCCGCTCGTGCTCGGGCACGAGCAGGTCGGACGCGTCGTCGTGACCGGTGATGACGCCCGCCGCGCCGACGGTACCCCCCTCGCCGTCGGCGATCGGGTGGTGTGGTCTGTCACGGTCAGCTGCGGAGGGTGCGACCGGTGCCGCACGGGCCTGCCGCAGAAGTGCCGCGTGCTCGTCAAGTACGGCCACGAGCGGATGGCACGGGGATGGGAGCTGAACGGCGGCTTCGCGACGCACGTGCACCTGCGCGCCGGCACGGCCATCGTGCCCGTCGCCGAGGGCGTACCGGCCGCCGTCCTGGCCCCGGCGGGCTGCGGCACCGCCACCGCCGTCGCCGCCCTCGAGGCGGTCGCCGCGACCGTCCCCCTCGG
This region includes:
- a CDS encoding TIGR03364 family FAD-dependent oxidoreductase, whose protein sequence is MSPDVVVVGGGIIGLGAALAARERGLEVTLLERDDRPVGASIRNFGHICLTPQSGIARTYGITARDKWLRYAQDASFWLRESGTLVVARHEDELAVLEQFAADRTDHTLGDLPEIEVFDADEAEARIPLARGIAEGGAHFRYDLQVNPREAAAALTRHAVTLGVDVRTGVHVGRVHSGRVDTSAGALDAGLVVVATNHDIDRLLPEVAARHGIVRCGLDMMRVHAALRSPLDAPLLTGWSLLRYSGLASTPAAAAVRARLHARHPHLAALDLNQMYTQLPDGSLIVGDTHYRDRTLPPFQSEQAFEVLVEETAALFGVPHPTVIERWQGIYASASEPFLREEPEPGVLALAATTGIGMTTGLGLAEHAIRDALTTTPSTAREARS
- a CDS encoding phosphonatase-like hydrolase, yielding MTTPTASGDFAPTDELELDVDVFEGDDLDDDLDDLDDDEDDEAGIEVVVLDMAGTTVADEGLVVAAFQRAVERTGIIADEDLDEALDFVIATMGQSKIEVFRSLTEGDETDAQRANEEFERAYGELIVERGVEEIEGARDVLIELRDAGASVVLTTGFAPATRDAILTALGWENLVDAALSPADVGRGRPAPDMALTALIRSEASSVAALAVVGDTRSDIESGLNAGAGFVVGVLTGAHTREELEDAGAHAVIESIADLPALLGLRD
- a CDS encoding zinc-binding dehydrogenase; amino-acid sequence: MSVLHSVVKKHTIVRAGGHDIAISPTPTAMVWEKPGAPHERVAVPGLVLGHGEALVEVELATVCGSDVHTALGHRAAPAPLVLGHEQVGRVVVTGDDARRADGTPLAVGDRVVWSVTVSCGGCDRCRTGLPQKCRVLVKYGHERMARGWELNGGFATHVHLRAGTAIVPVAEGVPAAVLAPAGCGTATAVAALEAVAATVPLGGANLLVTGGGLIGLTLCALASDAGARVILADPDPTRRALALRFGAARAVEPTATAVAAALSPAQRVDGPSAVIEASGAGSAVGLALTAAAVGGVVVLVGSVFPGNDVPLSAESIVRRQLTIRGIHNYRAEHLIEAVDFLQRTSGDFPFEQLVGVVLPLDDLDAAIKVAASGAHVRVGVAG